TCCAGCAGCCTATTCGGCTATTCCCATGTCTTCTCCTGCCCCGTGTTGAATCCGTCCTCTTTGAACAACCTCGCCGAAGAGCCACCACGAGAATCCCTGGAGGTCTTCCGGCCAACCAGGCATACCGCAGCAGCGCTGAGCACACCACCGGATTCACAACTTGCCGCCGTGGTTTTCCCATTCTCCGACCAGGTAAACCGCCGAAGTTTCACCCGAATCCCCCGCCAGACGACGACGTGGCGAGCTACACAAGCTCAGACCTTTTCGAGATCGAAAGCTTCTCCACCCAGACGACCTACCGCCGACCCGACTCCCTCGACTCCCGCGACCATCTCCGTGGGGGCCTTGAGGCGGAGGTACCGCCACCGTCCAATGCGCCCAGCGAGGCGAGCGTCCAGTGGAGCGTCACCACCGCTCCTTCCGGGAGGAGCGCGAGCGCTGCGCCGCCACGGGCGGGAAGCGGAGATGCAGCGGTCTTCTGAGCTGCCGAAACGGCAAGGCGGTCAGCGTCGGCCCAATCCCGCTGCGATTAACATCTCCGGTCGGATCGAATGCGGTGCGCAAACCCAAACCCGGTTCGAACGCCCTAAACCGGTCGGAGGCGGTTTAGAAGTCCAAAGTGACGTGTGTTGTCATGATTTCTATTTGGATTCTCTCATTAATAATAATCTAATGCTGAAAATTATTGGATTCTCTCATTAATAATAATCTAATGCCGAAAATTATTGACTTtcgtaatctctctctctctctctctctctctctctctctctctctatgtttaTAACGTTTAGATACTGCTATTTAATCTATTGACTGTATGCTGTGTGTCCTGCGGAGTACACATCTTGTGATACGTACACCAACACGAAGGTAACTCCAACAAGGCCAAATACCCTCAACTTTGTGCTGCTACAGCTATCGATTTCCAGATTCAATGTGTCACCGTCTTGTTATACCTGCCTGCATTGACAACACTGCTTGATTAGATTTCCATGGCTGCACGACACCTGTTTGTATAAATGCACCATCCAGCACCAGGCTAACAGAAGACTCCAAACAGGTGGGTCTCAATCAGATTCCACGTTGCCCCGAATCATGGAAGGGTTTGATGTGGTTCTTGAGCTTAGAGAAGACCACCTCCATGAATCATGTCATTTTGCTCACCTAACTGGCATGTGGACTCAGCCTCATGTCTCTCTGGAGCAGGACAAGCAGTCTGGAAACAGATCCATGCTTCTTTGTGTACGAGGATATATGATTCTGCTTTGCACCTTCACATGTGGGTGACCTGCTCAGGGCCTACTGATATGGGGTAAACCTTTAATCTTTTACTCGATTTGAAGAATGAGTTGAACAACCATGACTTCTGAAACTTGCATGTTTTAGTTACTGTACATATATTTTGTTTACATTGTGTTGTTGCTGGTTGTTCTTCTGGTCATTATTTTGACATTAGTTATCTGTAGTGTCATGACCAAAAGTATTTTGAGTTGCATTCTAGTgacatatatctatatgtatatattcagCTTTTTGGAGTAACTATAGTTCTAGTTCAGTTCACAAACACAGCTAAAGCTTTGCCTACTGTATGTGCATCAATCATGCATAATACAGAATTTCTGTATAATTAATGCATTTGTACCTGAAGTAGAAATGTGTTGCTTTCAGATTGTGTGTGCGTCATGGAATAGTTATACTTCATGGGTAGTTAGCACTTGAAACATTTACCAGCTTCCAGTGCTAtctaaaagaaatagaagaagaaaaatcttATCCATGTTAGTTTGAACAGAACTAAGAACTCACAAAAATGACTGCTTACAGTTGTGCCATAAGTTTCTCAACCATCCACAATAACCTTTCTGAGATGCAGAGAACTTACATGTTTTAGATGAGTAGGTTGGCTGGATATAGATTATAAGTTTGATACTCCCTTAATTTTGAAAGATTTTGTAGCAGTAGCCTCTGAGTAACAGCACTCCAGTGAAATGAACTGTCCAGGCAGTAAACTATAGATGTTTTgctaaggaaagaaagaaaaaagtatACCATACGATC
The window above is part of the Musa acuminata AAA Group cultivar baxijiao chromosome BXJ2-6, Cavendish_Baxijiao_AAA, whole genome shotgun sequence genome. Proteins encoded here:
- the LOC108953083 gene encoding protein PHYTOCHROME KINASE SUBSTRATE 4-like, giving the protein MATRGTAERVRSTRLRQARRRPAGIASRGSSPTPPSSIAVAASALLLNEPAKPPSFPACRLFGRNCPCYGRKSVDVDETCSEPKSSIRSGSDLNASSTAKNRCFRTGEMGLNSFPDRVMPEETKNEFGFEEMIKQPIRLFPCLLLPRVESVLFEQPRRRATTRIPGGLPANQAYRSSAEHTTGFTTCRRGFPILRPGKPPKFHPNPPPDDDVASYTSSDLFEIESFSTQTTYRRPDSLDSRDHLRGGLEAEVPPPSNAPSEASVQWSVTTAPSGRSASAAPPRAGSGDAAVF